Proteins encoded in a region of the Clostridium beijerinckii genome:
- a CDS encoding methyl-accepting chemotaxis protein — MITKSTKKTKGLPIKTKLILVMILLLSTPVLVLGLVSYYVARAELENSGKVLLKNSVEMTLQVIDANQKLVDQGKLSLDDAQERVREYMLSEKQADGTRKINQNLSLGKSGYLLAYTQDGVEAVHPSLEGKSVLDYKDKKTGALFVKDQIKVANDGGGYLTYWWTLPNSDKISDKITYQKTDPHWGWVVCAGTYMNDFNIGSNNILITTLIILLSVIILGSAVIMIFAKHISAPIREISDAVDTVASGNLNIKAIKIRNRDEIGNLNNSFNIMVRNVNDFISSVKDSINVVFDSSKLLDEIVAENTASINEVSDSVEEIAKSSNEQAKETENGVIRVKNLSEKIDLVTKLTIETNDIAIKTTNISNRGLEAIDLLSKKSIENNKATEKTSAIIMEVDKTSIEIGSITEAISQISEQTNLLSLNAAIEAARAGEQGKGFAVVAEEVRKLASQSSMSASKVKELINGIQDKSKAAVKAIEDGKLIAKEQNNSVIDAKDIFVEILKSVEKITNDMKNLKTYSLEMENEKNEIVEVLETLSASTEESSAATEQISATTEQQLASVNQIAKHTQDLNKLAEKLRDAVNAFQV, encoded by the coding sequence ATGATTACAAAATCTACAAAAAAGACAAAAGGCTTACCTATAAAAACAAAACTTATTTTAGTAATGATCTTATTGCTGAGTACACCTGTACTTGTACTCGGATTAGTAAGTTATTATGTAGCAAGAGCTGAACTTGAAAATAGCGGGAAGGTTTTATTAAAAAATAGCGTAGAAATGACATTACAAGTTATTGATGCAAATCAAAAGCTTGTAGATCAAGGAAAACTATCTCTTGATGACGCTCAAGAAAGAGTTAGAGAATATATGCTTAGCGAAAAACAAGCGGATGGTACAAGAAAAATCAATCAAAATTTAAGCTTAGGTAAAAGTGGTTATTTGTTAGCTTATACTCAAGATGGAGTTGAAGCAGTTCATCCCAGTTTAGAAGGCAAAAGCGTGCTAGATTATAAAGATAAAAAGACTGGTGCACTATTTGTTAAAGATCAAATTAAAGTAGCCAATGATGGCGGAGGTTATCTAACTTATTGGTGGACACTTCCTAATTCAGATAAGATTTCAGACAAAATAACTTATCAAAAGACTGATCCGCATTGGGGATGGGTAGTTTGTGCCGGTACTTATATGAATGATTTTAATATTGGTTCAAATAATATTCTTATTACTACTTTGATTATATTATTGTCAGTAATTATTTTAGGTTCTGCAGTAATTATGATATTTGCAAAACACATATCTGCTCCAATTAGAGAAATTAGTGACGCTGTAGATACTGTAGCTTCAGGTAACTTGAATATTAAAGCCATCAAAATCAGAAACAGAGATGAAATTGGTAATCTAAATAATTCCTTTAATATAATGGTTAGAAATGTTAACGATTTTATAAGTTCAGTTAAAGATTCAATTAATGTTGTTTTTGATTCTTCTAAATTGTTAGATGAAATTGTCGCTGAAAATACAGCTTCTATTAATGAAGTATCAGATTCTGTTGAAGAGATTGCTAAAAGTTCAAATGAACAGGCTAAAGAAACTGAAAACGGAGTTATAAGAGTTAAGAATTTATCAGAGAAAATAGATTTAGTTACAAAACTAACAATAGAAACTAACGATATTGCAATTAAAACAACTAATATTAGCAACAGAGGTTTAGAAGCAATTGATTTACTTTCAAAAAAATCAATCGAAAATAACAAAGCCACTGAAAAAACTAGCGCTATAATAATGGAAGTAGATAAAACTTCTATTGAAATTGGATCTATCACTGAGGCAATAAGTCAGATTTCAGAACAAACAAATTTATTATCTTTAAATGCTGCTATAGAAGCTGCAAGAGCTGGTGAGCAAGGAAAAGGCTTTGCTGTAGTCGCTGAAGAAGTTAGAAAATTAGCTTCTCAATCTTCAATGTCTGCTTCAAAAGTTAAAGAATTAATCAATGGAATCCAAGATAAATCAAAGGCTGCTGTAAAAGCCATTGAAGACGGAAAGCTAATAGCTAAGGAGCAAAATAATTCTGTAATAGACGCTAAGGATATATTTGTTGAAATATTAAAATCTGTAGAAAAGATTACAAACGATATGAAAAACCTAAAAACTTATAGCCTTGAGATGGAAAACGAGAAAAATGAAATAGTTGAGGTTTTAGAGACTCTTTCTGCTTCAACTGAAGAAAGCTCTGCTGCAACTGAACAAATTTCTGCCACAACTGAGCAGCAACTAGCAAGTGTAAATCAAATAGCTAAACATACTCAAGACTTAAATAAACTTGCAGAAAAGCTTAGAGATGCAGTTAATGCATTTCAAGTTTAA
- a CDS encoding DUF6803 family protein: MNMTHYMSLLADNQPWNLIIFMAIPVICAETLTITEFFIIFNNVQKGGLRTLNKVVGIFDGIYFTGIFIYLLVNAVIPLTNTGGWHTWVDVLAVGFYLSGVIFLLPIALMELGLIFKNRKSREKAKIHFILIGGFLVVAHIAMIFGMVNPEIINNMSNMSQMPGM; this comes from the coding sequence ATGAATATGACACATTACATGTCACTATTAGCAGATAATCAACCTTGGAATTTAATTATTTTTATGGCAATACCAGTTATCTGTGCGGAAACACTTACAATTACTGAATTTTTCATTATTTTTAACAATGTACAAAAGGGTGGGTTAAGAACTTTAAATAAGGTTGTTGGTATATTTGATGGGATTTATTTTACAGGAATATTCATTTACCTATTAGTAAATGCTGTAATCCCTCTAACAAATACTGGTGGATGGCATACTTGGGTTGACGTATTGGCAGTTGGCTTTTATTTAAGCGGCGTTATCTTCCTTTTGCCGATTGCTCTAATGGAACTAGGGTTAATCTTTAAGAATAGAAAATCAAGGGAAAAAGCAAAAATTCATTTTATACTTATTGGAGGATTTCTAGTTGTTGCACATATTGCAATGATATTTGGAATGGTTAATCCTGAAATAATAAATAATATGTCAAACATGTCGCAAATGCCTGGAATGTAA
- a CDS encoding lactate utilization protein: MDVNISWYKEEQINRTIKNLRQRNMDGFFVNDDNELKELLKQLIDENSVVGVGDSMTLFETGVIDFLREENYTFLDKYRDGITSEEKKSIYMQNFSADTFMCSTNALTESGELYNIDGNGSRVAPMIYGPKQVILVTGTNKLVKDIEEAERRVRNYTAPIDAKRLGKDTPCTKLGYCVDCKSPNRICNDFTIIRGQFVKGRIKVIIVGKQLGY; this comes from the coding sequence ATGGATGTTAATATTTCATGGTACAAAGAAGAACAAATTAATAGAACTATAAAAAATTTAAGGCAACGTAATATGGATGGTTTCTTTGTAAATGATGATAATGAATTAAAGGAACTTTTAAAACAACTCATAGATGAAAATTCTGTTGTAGGGGTTGGTGATTCTATGACGTTGTTTGAAACAGGTGTTATAGACTTTCTTCGTGAGGAAAATTATACATTTTTAGATAAGTATAGAGACGGTATTACAAGCGAAGAAAAGAAAAGTATTTATATGCAAAACTTCTCTGCTGATACTTTTATGTGTAGTACCAATGCCTTGACTGAAAGTGGAGAACTATACAATATTGATGGTAATGGAAGTAGAGTTGCACCAATGATTTATGGTCCTAAGCAGGTTATTTTAGTGACTGGAACAAATAAGCTTGTTAAAGATATAGAAGAAGCAGAAAGAAGAGTTAGAAATTATACTGCTCCGATTGATGCAAAAAGATTAGGGAAGGATACTCCATGCACTAAATTAGGGTATTGTGTGGATTGTAAAAGTCCTAATAGAATATGTAATGATTTTACCATTATAAGAGGACAATTTGTTAAAGGTAGGATAAAAGTAATAATTGTAGGAAAACAATTAGGATATTAA
- a CDS encoding serine/threonine protein kinase — protein MRYILDIKECEFLGKGKEGAVYLTPEGYALKIFYNKKKAKNEADLLEKVNGSRFFPKVLFIANNMILRDYVEGDNLSSYIKKNGLSYNLSIEIINLIEEFKTLKFTRLDIRDAHIFVNKNEQIQVIDPRKVFVKKTPYPKEIIKVLVKSNVFEDFLKHVLSYKPKLIKYWIDGYNYFRYTSKKVIRIDMFAS, from the coding sequence ATGAGATACATTTTAGATATTAAAGAGTGCGAATTTTTAGGAAAAGGTAAGGAAGGTGCTGTTTATTTAACTCCAGAAGGGTATGCCTTAAAAATATTTTATAATAAAAAGAAAGCTAAAAACGAAGCTGATCTGCTTGAAAAAGTTAATGGTAGCAGATTCTTTCCGAAAGTATTATTTATTGCTAACAACATGATTTTAAGAGATTATGTTGAAGGTGATAATCTAAGTTCTTATATAAAAAAGAATGGATTATCTTATAATCTATCTATCGAAATAATAAATCTTATAGAAGAGTTTAAAACTTTAAAATTTACGAGACTTGATATAAGAGATGCCCATATATTTGTTAACAAAAATGAGCAAATTCAAGTTATAGATCCAAGAAAGGTTTTTGTAAAAAAGACTCCTTATCCTAAGGAGATTATTAAAGTTTTAGTAAAATCAAATGTTTTTGAGGACTTCTTAAAACATGTTTTAAGTTATAAACCTAAGCTTATTAAATACTGGATTGATGGATATAATTACTTTAGATATACATCTAAAAAAGTGATACGCATTGATATGTTTGCTTCTTAA
- the lgt gene encoding prolipoprotein diacylglyceryl transferase, whose protein sequence is MNPIAFQIGTYEIRWYGILIALGVILAIILANYNCKKKGIDFDIILDCFFVAFPTAIIGARAYYVIFEFENYKNNLIDIFNIRKGGLAIHGGLIGGFIATYIFFKIKKLNMLKYLDLAAPSIILAQAIGRWGNFMNGEAHGGEVSHSFISHFPSFIQKGMYIEGSYYNPTFLYESIWNIVICLILLLILYKKKNNEDGVVVASYITLYSLGRVFIEGLRTDSLMLGNIRIAQLISIIGMVLGIVIVLYIKRKKS, encoded by the coding sequence ATGAATCCGATAGCATTTCAAATTGGAACCTATGAAATTAGGTGGTATGGTATATTAATAGCTCTTGGAGTAATATTAGCTATAATATTAGCAAACTATAATTGTAAAAAGAAAGGAATAGACTTTGACATAATATTAGATTGCTTTTTTGTTGCCTTTCCTACTGCAATTATTGGCGCAAGAGCATATTATGTAATATTTGAATTTGAAAATTATAAAAACAATTTGATAGATATTTTTAATATTAGAAAAGGTGGATTAGCTATTCATGGAGGACTAATTGGTGGGTTTATTGCTACCTACATATTCTTTAAAATAAAGAAATTAAATATGCTAAAATACTTAGATCTAGCAGCACCATCAATTATTTTGGCCCAAGCAATTGGAAGATGGGGAAATTTTATGAATGGAGAGGCGCATGGTGGAGAAGTTTCACATTCATTTATAAGCCATTTTCCAAGCTTTATACAGAAAGGCATGTATATTGAAGGCAGTTACTACAATCCAACATTTTTATATGAATCAATTTGGAACATTGTGATTTGTTTGATTTTGCTATTAATTCTATATAAAAAGAAAAATAATGAGGATGGTGTTGTAGTAGCAAGCTATATAACGCTATATTCTTTAGGAAGGGTATTTATAGAAGGATTAAGAACAGACAGCTTAATGCTTGGTAATATAAGAATTGCACAATTGATAAGTATTATTGGAATGGTATTAGGAATAGTGATTGTACTATACATTAAAAGAAAAAAAAGCTAA
- the gltX gene encoding glutamate--tRNA ligase, with translation MSFEKLADIIFGNVEHTTEYYIEKYPKRNLKEGARVTRYAPSPTGFQHIGGVFAALINERLASQSEGVFYLRIEDTDQKREVQGAIEDTIATMHNFGMDFSEGMTGEETSKGEYGPYRQSQRAEIYNTFAKDLLIKGLAYPDFCTPEELAELRERQIANKITPGYYGEYAKFRNITEDEAIKRIENGEKYIIRLKSPGNPETRVEFHDLIKGDISFPENNQDVVLIKGDGLPTYHFAHAIDDYLMRTTDVIRGEEWLSSLPIHVQLFEVLGFEAPRYAHIPTIMKQDGGSKRKLSKRKDAEAAVSYYKEVGFPVVTVIEYLLNIVNSTYEEWRAENPKADYHEFEVHLEKMGKSGALFDLVKLNDVSKDRIAAMKASDVYDYYTAWAKEFDAEMYKLVTENETMAKEIFNIDKEGPKPRKDFAKWDEVKDKIFYFFDELFYKESAEQIELPKGVTLEAAKEIVETYKKEFKFDVESQEAWFDDLKEIGIRLGYCANRKEFKANPDQYKGMISDVAGAVRAALTHRTNSPDIYTIMQIIGEENTRNRFDKFLNI, from the coding sequence ATGAGTTTTGAAAAATTAGCAGATATAATATTTGGAAATGTTGAACATACAACTGAATATTACATTGAAAAATATCCAAAGAGAAATCTTAAAGAAGGTGCAAGAGTTACTAGATATGCACCAAGTCCAACTGGATTCCAACATATAGGTGGAGTTTTTGCTGCATTAATAAATGAAAGATTAGCAAGCCAAAGTGAAGGTGTTTTTTATTTAAGAATAGAAGATACTGATCAAAAGAGAGAAGTTCAAGGTGCAATAGAAGATACGATAGCAACTATGCATAATTTTGGCATGGATTTTAGTGAAGGTATGACAGGAGAAGAAACTTCTAAAGGTGAATATGGTCCATACAGACAAAGTCAAAGGGCTGAAATATATAATACTTTTGCAAAAGATTTACTTATAAAAGGTTTAGCTTATCCAGATTTCTGTACTCCAGAAGAATTAGCTGAACTTAGAGAAAGACAAATAGCTAATAAAATAACTCCAGGTTACTATGGCGAATATGCAAAATTCAGAAATATAACTGAAGATGAAGCTATAAAGAGAATTGAAAATGGAGAAAAGTATATTATAAGATTAAAATCTCCAGGAAATCCTGAAACAAGAGTTGAGTTCCACGATCTAATTAAGGGAGATATATCATTCCCAGAAAATAATCAAGATGTGGTACTTATTAAAGGAGATGGGCTTCCAACTTATCACTTTGCTCACGCTATAGATGATTATTTAATGAGAACAACAGATGTAATAAGAGGAGAAGAATGGTTATCATCACTTCCTATACACGTTCAATTATTTGAAGTATTAGGTTTTGAAGCACCAAGATATGCTCATATTCCAACAATAATGAAACAAGATGGTGGATCAAAGAGAAAGCTTTCAAAGAGAAAGGATGCAGAAGCTGCTGTTTCTTACTACAAAGAAGTTGGATTCCCAGTGGTAACTGTAATAGAATATTTACTTAACATAGTTAACTCTACTTATGAAGAATGGAGAGCTGAAAATCCTAAGGCTGATTATCATGAATTTGAAGTCCATTTAGAAAAAATGGGTAAGAGTGGAGCATTATTTGATTTAGTTAAATTAAACGATGTATCAAAAGATAGAATAGCTGCTATGAAGGCTTCTGATGTTTATGATTACTATACAGCATGGGCTAAGGAATTTGATGCAGAAATGTATAAATTAGTTACAGAAAATGAAACTATGGCAAAGGAAATCTTCAATATAGATAAAGAAGGTCCAAAACCAAGAAAAGATTTTGCAAAATGGGATGAAGTAAAAGATAAGATTTTCTATTTCTTTGATGAACTATTCTATAAGGAATCAGCAGAACAAATTGAACTTCCAAAGGGAGTTACATTAGAAGCAGCAAAAGAAATAGTAGAAACTTACAAGAAAGAATTTAAATTTGATGTAGAAAGTCAAGAAGCTTGGTTTGATGACTTAAAGGAAATAGGAATTAGACTTGGCTATTGCGCTAATAGAAAAGAATTTAAGGCAAATCCAGATCAATATAAAGGTATGATTTCGGATGTTGCAGGAGCAGTTAGAGCAGCACTAACTCATAGAACTAATTCACCTGACATTTATACTATAATGCAAATCATAGGTGAAGAAAATACAAGAAACAGATTTGATAAATTTTTAAATATATAA